TGTTGGAAGTATATAAGTGTTACTATATAAAAATTAGTAACACTTATGGTATTAAGCCGGCCTCCATAACCGTAAAACGAATACGACCGTAGCTTAAGCTACCTCCACGAGCTTTAGCCTTAAAGCGGAATAGGTTACTTAAGGCGTCGTTGGGCTAAGCCGCTCATTAACCTAAAACCCTTCCCGCGTTTTCAGGTATCATCTACGACTATGAGGGGTCATTAAAACAGTAACTTATAGGGTATTCCATGCTTATTAAGCAGGTTTCCGATCTCCACCTTCTTCTCCTCAAAGAACTCTCTACTCATAGCGTACTCTAACCCATACTTCTTATAGATACGATCCGCGTAATGGTAGTTCATCTTATCTATTAACACGTAGTCAACTTTTCCACTAATCTCCTCAATGAGGCCTTCGGCCTTCGGTAGCAGGGGGGCTATCATTACGCTGGTTTTAACACCTGCGAAGCGAAGTTCGTTTAAAGCCTTTATCCTCTCCCTGATGGAGGGCGCTTTAGGCTCAAAAATCTGTTTAATCCTCTCATCGGCGGTCGTTAACGTAAACATTACCTCTACGTTTTTACGGCTTCGTAGGAGCTCTAAGTCGCGAAGCACGAAGGCCGACTTCGTCTGAATAGTAACGGGCCATCCCCTCTTAAGTAGGATTTCAAGGCAGCTCCTAGTAATCTCGTACCTCTTCTCTAAGGGCTGGTAGGGGTCACATAACCCGCTTATCCAAACCCTTCCAAGCCTCTTCCTACCTATCTCGCGTTTAAGTAGGCTTGCAGCGTTAACCTTTACGTCAACGAATTCGCCCCACCTCTCCCTATGTCCGGTAAACCTCTTTACGAATTGAGCGTAACAATAGGTACAGCCGTGCTCACAGCCGACGTAGGGGTTTATGGTGTAATCGAAGACCTTCGACTTCGATAAAATGCTTTTTACCCGGATCTCCCTAACTATCATAACCACTATACGACCTTCGCTAACGTCTAATACTCTAGGTGTTCTTAAAGCCCCCTTCTAGCTTTTGAAGTCGGTTCGTGAAGTTATACGTTTCTCGTACCTCTTCATAGCGAAGGCCGCCTTTACGGTCGTAACCGTTTAGCCTTATGGAGGAGAAGGATGATGAACGGCTTCACTATTAAGCAGATAGATGGTGTGAAGAGAGACCTCAATCGTAGTTCAAATTTTATCGCTACTTCTTATAGCTTTTAGGTTATCGGGGTTCCATGTTGAAGGTAGCTACCTACTTATACTTTCCCTAAGCTTTTCCTTCGGTTCCCACCTAAACCTCCATAACCCCCTTCCGAAGGCTTCGACGGCGATCTCTAATGCGTCGGCTAGCTTATCGTTTATTAGGGGCTCGTCGGCTAATAGCGATACTACTATATCGGTTGAAGCCTTCCTCGGTTCTACGTCCTCCGCCATAATGTTT
The sequence above is a segment of the Candidatus Nezhaarchaeales archaeon genome. Coding sequences within it:
- a CDS encoding radical SAM protein — translated: MIVREIRVKSILSKSKVFDYTINPYVGCEHGCTYCYAQFVKRFTGHRERWGEFVDVKVNAASLLKREIGRKRLGRVWISGLCDPYQPLEKRYEITRSCLEILLKRGWPVTIQTKSAFVLRDLELLRSRKNVEVMFTLTTADERIKQIFEPKAPSIRERIKALNELRFAGVKTSVMIAPLLPKAEGLIEEISGKVDYVLIDKMNYHYADRIYKKYGLEYAMSREFFEEKKVEIGNLLNKHGIPYKLLF